Genomic DNA from uncultured Desulfuromusa sp.:
AAGGTGTTCTCTTGGCGGATTATCGCTACGATCGCTATTTACCTAAGAAACAGGCAGAAAAGTCGGCTGTCTTGGATCATGTCACTTTGCTGATCTCTGACAGCGAGAGTCCTGCAATAGCAAAAACAGCTGTTGCAACGGCGCAAGCGATTGGAGCCGGGGTCTGTTTTGCCCGCGATCTTGTCAATGCTCCCGGAAATCTGAAATCGCCGGAATACATGGCAATGCAGGCTGTTGCTATGGCTGAACAGGTGGGGATCACAGCAAAATTGTTAAACCGTCGGGAATTAGAGCGGCAAGGTTTTGGTGCCATGCTTGGTGTTGCTCAGGGGAGCGTGTACGAACCCTATCTGATTATTTTGGAATATCAGGGAGGAAACGCAGAGACGAAACCGGTTGCACTGGTTGGTAAAGGAGTCACCTTTGATGCTGGAGGCATTTCTCTGAAACCGGCGGAAAAGATGGACGAGATGAAGATGGATATGGGCGGTGCGGCTGCAGTTCTCGGGACCATCATGACGGCTGCAAAAATGAAGTTGCCGATCAACCTGGTTGCCGTGGTTCCTGCCGTAGAGAATATGCCCTCCGGGACCGCAATTCGACCTGGTGATATCCTCACTTCTTTGTCGGGTAAAACCATTGAAGTTCTGAATACCGATGCTGAAGGTCGACTTATTCTAGCTGATGCGCTGACTTATGTCGGACGTTATGAGCCCCGCGTTGTTATCGATGTTGCGACTTTGACAGGAGCGGTTATCGTGGGGCTTGGAAACTATGCTGCTGGTGTTTTAGGCAATCACAATGGGCTGATCCAACACTTGATTAAAGCCGGAGAGGCCAGTGGTGAAAGACTCTGGCAGCTGCCACTCTGGGAAGAATACACGGAATTGATAAAAAGTGATTTTGCCGACGTGAAAAATACCGGTGGTCGTGCGGCTGGAACCATTACCGCTGCAGCTTTTCTACAGGAGTTTGCTGATGACTACTGCTGGGCTCATCTCGACATCGCCGGAATGGCTTGGGAAGGAAACGGCAGGGCCGGTCAACCTAAAGGAGGGACCGGTTTTGGTGTGCGGGTCCTGGTTGAATATCTGCGTGGAATCTGAGCGGGGCAATGCATTCGCAATCGGTCCCCGTGCCATTTGATCGATTCCCCTTGTTACCTCAGTCAAGGGGAATCGGATCTATTTCCTTTTTTTAAATGCAAACTGCGGCAACAGGGTGCGTTTAACCATGGGGGGAAGATAATTGCCGGTGACGTAGCGCATATCCTCGATGGTGTAGAATGCCTGCGGGTTGTATTTTTTGATGATGGCAATAATCTTCGCCAGGTTCTTCCTTTTGACAACGCTGAAAATAACTTTCACCGGCCCGGTTTCCCCCTGAGCGTCAATACTGGTGACGCCATATCCTGAATCCCAGAGTACGTGCACCAGTTCATTCGCTTCTTTCCGGGTTATAACCCGGATCAGCAAATTTCCCAGAGCAATCCTTTCTTCCAGCAGGATACCAACGTAATTTCCTGAAGCAAATCCAAGGGCAAAAGCAATATATGTTTGCCATGAGGTGAGGTTCTGCATGACTTGAGCTACAGCCAGAAGCCAGATGAGCGATTCAAAAAAACCAAGCAATGCAGCGAGTCCCTTCAACCCCTTGGCAACAAAAATAATCCGTAATGTGCCGATGGAGACATCCAGAATTCTGGCCAGAAAAACCAGGACAGGAAGGATGATGAGGGCATATGTTGTGCTATTGTTTAAGAAGTCCATTTTTTTTACTCGCTTCATGAAGACGTTGAAGTCATTTCAGGGCGGATGGTTATAGGCTTCCACCCGTGAAAAAGACAAGTAAAATTTAACAGCATATGGTGCTGCGATCTCTTTAAAAATTAGCATACAAGTTATTTTTAGATTCAGCAAAAATAAACAGTGCAAAAAAATCAAAAAGTCATATATAAGTCGCGAACAGAACCAAATCACAGATTTCATTGTTTTTTCAATATTAAGGATAAGATTTAAATGGATAAATTACTTGTCGGGTGGCGTGAGTGGGTTGCTCTTCCCGGGTTGAATATCAATAAGATTAAAGCGAAAATTGATACTGGCGCACGAACCTCCGCACTGCATGCTTTTTTTGTTGAACCCTTTGATGAGAATGGCCAAAAGATGGTTCGTTTTGGTGTCCACCCAGTTCAGAAAAGGCTTGATATCGAAATTATTTGTCAATGCCCGATTAAAGATTATCGGCAAGTCAGGGATTCCGGTGGGCATCAGGAGTTGCGTTACGTCATTGAAACTCCACTCAAATTGGGTGAACGTGTCTGGCCGGTTGAAATGACTCTGACCAACCGTGACAATATGAAATTCAGGATGTTGCTTGGCCGAACAGCCATGCGTGGAATGGCTGTTTTTTCCCGACCAGTCTTACTTGTTTGGAAGGCCTGATTCAAAATTTGGAATGAAAGAGGGATCATTATGAAAATTGCAATCTTATCTCGAAACCCCAATCTCTATTCAACGCGCCGTATGGTTGAGGCAGGAACGGAACTGGGGCACGAAGTGAAAGTCATTGATCCGCTCCGTTGTTACATGACCATTGCCAGCCAGCGGCCGACGATTCACTATAAAGGGGAAGAATTGTCCGGGTTTGATGCTCTCATTCCGCGGATAGGAGCTTCGATAACCTTTTACGGGACAGCTGTCGCTCGTCAGTTTGAGATGATGGGAGTTTATAATGTCAATGAATCCGTGGCTATCAGTCGCTCGCGCGACAAGTTGCGCAGTTTGCAGCTCCTGGCTCGTAAGGGAGTTGGCCTGCCGGTGACCGGTTTCGCCCATTCGACTCAATATACCAACGATTTGATTGATCAGGTTGGTGGGGCTCCACTGGTGATTAAACTTCTGGAAGGGACTCAGGGGATCGGTGTGGTTCTGGCGGAGACGAGAAAAGCCGGTGAAAGTGTCATTGAGGCATTTCGTGGTCTGGATGCAAATATTCTGGTTCAGGAGTTTATCAAGGAAGCTGATGGTGCCGATATCCGCTGTCTGGTGGTTGGCGATAAAGTTGTTGCGGCAATGAAACGCCAGGGAAAAGAAGGTGAATTCCGATCAAATCTGCATCGTGGCGGCAATGCAAGCATTGCCCGTTTGACTCCTGAGGAACGTTTAACCGCAGCCCGTGCTGCAAAAATTATGGGCCTGAATGTTGCCGGTGTAGATCTGTTGCGCTCCAATCATGGGCCGGTGGTGATGGAAGTCAACTCCTCTCCAGGGCTGGAAGGGATTGAAACAGCAACAGGAAAAGATGTCGCCGGAATGATTATCCGGTTTATCGAAAAGCAGGCAAAGCCTGGAAATACGCGGACTCGGGGGCGGGGATGAAACGCGCTATCCCCTTTGAATTTGGTGGCTTGACCATAAATCCCGGTGAGCGGGCGACCGTTGAATTGCCCATGGCGCGTCTGTATACCAGCAATGAAATGACTCTCCCGGTTCAGGTTGTTCATGGGCGTCGTCACGGACCTACACTTTTTGTCAGCGCAGCCGTACACGGTGATGAAATCAACGGCGTTGAAATTATACGCCGGTTGTTGGCCAGTCGGGCCATGAAAGATATGCGTGGAACGCTGTTGGCAATTCCCGTAGCCAACCCCTTCGGATTTATTCAGCGAGCTCGCTATCTGCCCGACCGCCGTGATCTTAACCGTTCTTTTCCCGGATCGTTAAAAGGCTCATTGGCAGGCAGGATTGCCCACCTGTTTATGACAGAAATTGCCGGTCGCTGTGATTTTGGGATCGATCTGCATACGGGCTCCAATTTCCGCAGTAATTTACCTCAAATCCGTGCCTGTCTGGATGACCCGAAAACGATCGAACTGGCCTCGGCTTTTGGAGCTCCGATTGTTGTCCCTTCTGAATTGCGCGAGGGTTCCCTGCGGGAGGCGGTTGCTGCCCTTGGGAAACCTGTTCTGGTGTTTGAAGGGGGAGAAGCACTTTATTTTAACGAGTCTGTCATCAAAACCGGTATGCAGGGTGTTATCAGGTTGATGCGTCATACGGGGATGCTGCCGGCAAGTAAAAGGGCGAAACACAGGGAATCCATCATTACTAACAAAACCAGCTGGGTTCGGGCGGGCATGAGCGGAATCTTTTCCCGTAAGGTCCAGTTAGGTGATCTGGTGAAGAGAAGGAGTCTGCTCGGTACGCTGAGCGACCCTCTTGGCGACGAGCAGGAAGATATTCATGCTCCCTATACCGGTGTGGTTATCGGTCAATTGAATATTCCGCTGGCTCACGAAGGAGATGCTTTGATTCATTTAGCGAGGGTGCCTGACGCGGATGAAGCAGAAGAGGCTCTGGATGAGTATACGTCATCATTGACCGACGAGGATTTTGGCCTGGAGCGCTGATATCCTGTTGCTGAAGTTTTTCTTAGTCAGTAAATTCTAAAGAGGAATAATCTTCTATGAAATTGTTTATTGACCCCCTGCAAACAGTCACTTCTCTGTTTCGAAGTCCCGCTAAAAAAATCGGTTTAGCTCCGGGTTCATTAATTCATGTCGGCGAGCAAAAGATGGAGCGTCCGGTCTTTTCGTATCTTGACTATTCGGAAGACTTTTTCAGCAGTGAAATCGATGTCAGCCTGGATGCCTGTCTTCAGCTGAAGGAGCGTTCCAGTG
This window encodes:
- a CDS encoding leucyl aminopeptidase, with amino-acid sequence MKITVKKGKALEQKTACLVLGVFEGKYKDEALIGLDQQLDGVLSRATKSKEFVGGKGSFLLLHGGKQTVAERILLVGLGKESAFTLRSLRQVSSSTAKFLAEKQLGSFVLGFPQVEIKKTAFVSRVEAITEGVLLADYRYDRYLPKKQAEKSAVLDHVTLLISDSESPAIAKTAVATAQAIGAGVCFARDLVNAPGNLKSPEYMAMQAVAMAEQVGITAKLLNRRELERQGFGAMLGVAQGSVYEPYLIILEYQGGNAETKPVALVGKGVTFDAGGISLKPAEKMDEMKMDMGGAAAVLGTIMTAAKMKLPINLVAVVPAVENMPSGTAIRPGDILTSLSGKTIEVLNTDAEGRLILADALTYVGRYEPRVVIDVATLTGAVIVGLGNYAAGVLGNHNGLIQHLIKAGEASGERLWQLPLWEEYTELIKSDFADVKNTGGRAAGTITAAAFLQEFADDYCWAHLDIAGMAWEGNGRAGQPKGGTGFGVRVLVEYLRGI
- a CDS encoding DUF2179 domain-containing protein; the protein is MDFLNNSTTYALIILPVLVFLARILDVSIGTLRIIFVAKGLKGLAALLGFFESLIWLLAVAQVMQNLTSWQTYIAFALGFASGNYVGILLEERIALGNLLIRVITRKEANELVHVLWDSGYGVTSIDAQGETGPVKVIFSVVKRKNLAKIIAIIKKYNPQAFYTIEDMRYVTGNYLPPMVKRTLLPQFAFKKRK
- a CDS encoding ATP-dependent zinc protease, which translates into the protein MDKLLVGWREWVALPGLNINKIKAKIDTGARTSALHAFFVEPFDENGQKMVRFGVHPVQKRLDIEIICQCPIKDYRQVRDSGGHQELRYVIETPLKLGERVWPVEMTLTNRDNMKFRMLLGRTAMRGMAVFSRPVLLVWKA
- the rimK gene encoding 30S ribosomal protein S6--L-glutamate ligase, coding for MKIAILSRNPNLYSTRRMVEAGTELGHEVKVIDPLRCYMTIASQRPTIHYKGEELSGFDALIPRIGASITFYGTAVARQFEMMGVYNVNESVAISRSRDKLRSLQLLARKGVGLPVTGFAHSTQYTNDLIDQVGGAPLVIKLLEGTQGIGVVLAETRKAGESVIEAFRGLDANILVQEFIKEADGADIRCLVVGDKVVAAMKRQGKEGEFRSNLHRGGNASIARLTPEERLTAARAAKIMGLNVAGVDLLRSNHGPVVMEVNSSPGLEGIETATGKDVAGMIIRFIEKQAKPGNTRTRGRG
- a CDS encoding succinylglutamate desuccinylase/aspartoacylase family protein; this encodes MKRAIPFEFGGLTINPGERATVELPMARLYTSNEMTLPVQVVHGRRHGPTLFVSAAVHGDEINGVEIIRRLLASRAMKDMRGTLLAIPVANPFGFIQRARYLPDRRDLNRSFPGSLKGSLAGRIAHLFMTEIAGRCDFGIDLHTGSNFRSNLPQIRACLDDPKTIELASAFGAPIVVPSELREGSLREAVAALGKPVLVFEGGEALYFNESVIKTGMQGVIRLMRHTGMLPASKRAKHRESIITNKTSWVRAGMSGIFSRKVQLGDLVKRRSLLGTLSDPLGDEQEDIHAPYTGVVIGQLNIPLAHEGDALIHLARVPDADEAEEALDEYTSSLTDEDFGLER